One region of Endozoicomonas sp. Mp262 genomic DNA includes:
- the rnhA gene encoding ribonuclease HI, whose translation MSKLVELYTDGACKGNPGPGGWGVLLRYGKAEKTLYGGEAMTTNNRMELMAAIEGLKALTRPCQVKLTTDSQYLRKGITQWMVNWKRKNWKTASGKPVKNQDLWVLLDEQNQKHQVEWCWVKGHAGHPDNEVADQLACRGAEEVVNSEEL comes from the coding sequence TTGAGCAAGCTCGTTGAGCTCTATACTGATGGCGCCTGTAAAGGTAATCCGGGTCCCGGGGGCTGGGGCGTGTTACTTCGTTATGGTAAGGCAGAAAAAACCTTATACGGTGGTGAGGCTATGACCACTAATAACCGTATGGAGCTTATGGCTGCCATCGAGGGGCTTAAGGCATTGACGCGCCCCTGCCAGGTTAAGCTGACAACGGACTCTCAATATCTCCGTAAGGGTATTACCCAGTGGATGGTAAACTGGAAGCGAAAAAACTGGAAAACTGCTTCGGGAAAACCGGTTAAGAATCAGGATCTATGGGTTTTACTTGATGAGCAAAATCAAAAGCATCAGGTTGAGTGGTGCTGGGTTAAAGGTCATGCGGGTCATCCTGACAACGAGGTTGCGGATCAGTTGGCGTGTCGTGGAGCCGAAGAAGTAGTGAATTCTGAAGAGTTATAG
- a CDS encoding class I SAM-dependent methyltransferase, with the protein MSDDVQTTDFKDRMIRLGRWLESPAGRPLIKAERRCIDFQLRTVFGYYACQTSPALHYNWLENSQTGHHFAVTPFKLECSGLSQMVCDPYFWPVEPGSLDLVLLHHTLDIAESPHRLLSEAASTIISNGKLLVVGFNPLSLSFIARWLIPERVRAFQGTRFISVRRLRDWLTLLGFRTEQVHYGAYTAPLDRLFKGISAEFIEQRCDHWRLPIGSFYSILATREDHGITPIQKAWPRVKNRLVGRPIARPSAGRYGESS; encoded by the coding sequence ATGAGTGATGATGTTCAGACGACAGACTTCAAGGATCGAATGATCCGACTGGGGCGCTGGCTAGAGTCTCCGGCGGGTCGGCCTTTAATAAAGGCGGAACGGCGCTGTATTGATTTTCAGCTAAGAACGGTCTTTGGCTATTACGCCTGTCAAACAAGTCCCGCTTTACATTATAATTGGCTTGAAAATAGCCAGACAGGCCATCATTTTGCCGTGACGCCATTTAAACTGGAGTGCAGTGGCCTGTCCCAAATGGTTTGTGATCCTTATTTTTGGCCTGTGGAACCGGGCAGCCTTGACCTGGTTCTTTTGCATCACACCCTTGATATTGCTGAAAGTCCCCATCGGTTATTGAGCGAGGCAGCGAGTACTATTATATCTAATGGTAAATTGCTGGTGGTTGGATTTAACCCGTTAAGCCTGAGTTTTATTGCCCGTTGGCTTATTCCTGAGCGCGTCAGGGCTTTTCAGGGAACCCGTTTTATTTCTGTCAGGCGGTTAAGGGACTGGTTAACCCTGCTGGGGTTCAGGACCGAACAGGTTCACTATGGGGCATACACTGCTCCCCTGGACCGGTTATTTAAGGGTATCAGTGCCGAATTTATAGAACAGCGCTGTGACCACTGGCGGCTACCCATAGGAAGTTTTTACAGCATCCTGGCTACTCGTGAAGACCATGGCATTACACCTATTCAAAAAGCCTGGCCCAGAGTGAAAAACAGGCTGGTGGGTCGGCCAATTGCGAGGCCCAGTGCGGGTCGTTATGGAGAAAGTTCTTGA
- the sohB gene encoding protease SohB yields MEYIAEFALFFAKTITLIGGLLAAVLVVTAVGQKTRKLHKGHLEVTKLNEHFQQLKESLQHALLDKEALKKLSKDEKKKAKKEKGAVTEPKSRVFVIDFHGDIKASGVKSLREEVTAVLSMAQPDDEVVIRLESAGGMVHSYGLASSQLCRIRSKGIRLTIAVDKVAASGGYMMACTGDRIISAPFAVIGSIGVMAQLPNFNKILKKNDVDLELHTAGEFKRTLTVFGENTDKGREKFKQDIEDTHGLFKNFIKDYRGKVDIEKVATGEVWYGQKAVEMKLVDELMTSDEYIGLKAENADVVQVAYVVKKGVADKLGMVAHGAIDTTLLKWWERLNGSRFFSS; encoded by the coding sequence TTGGAGTATATAGCAGAGTTCGCATTGTTTTTTGCGAAAACAATCACCCTTATTGGCGGGCTTCTGGCAGCTGTTTTGGTAGTGACAGCAGTGGGGCAGAAAACCCGGAAATTACATAAGGGGCATTTGGAAGTTACCAAGCTTAACGAGCACTTCCAGCAGTTGAAAGAGAGCCTTCAGCATGCGCTGCTGGATAAGGAAGCGTTAAAAAAATTAAGTAAGGATGAAAAAAAGAAGGCCAAGAAGGAAAAAGGTGCAGTCACCGAACCTAAATCCAGGGTATTTGTTATTGATTTTCATGGGGATATTAAGGCCAGTGGCGTGAAATCCCTTCGGGAAGAAGTGACTGCCGTCTTATCAATGGCACAACCCGATGATGAAGTGGTTATCCGCCTGGAAAGTGCCGGAGGCATGGTTCACTCCTACGGGTTGGCATCTTCACAGCTATGCCGCATTAGAAGTAAGGGGATTCGCCTGACTATTGCGGTGGATAAGGTGGCAGCCAGCGGCGGTTATATGATGGCCTGTACCGGGGATCGCATTATTTCCGCACCCTTTGCAGTTATCGGTTCCATTGGTGTGATGGCACAACTGCCTAACTTTAACAAAATCCTGAAAAAGAATGATGTTGATCTTGAGTTGCATACCGCCGGTGAGTTCAAGCGGACACTAACAGTCTTTGGTGAAAACACCGATAAGGGTCGGGAGAAATTTAAACAGGATATTGAAGATACCCATGGCCTGTTCAAGAACTTTATCAAGGATTACCGCGGCAAAGTGGATATTGAAAAAGTGGCCACCGGTGAGGTCTGGTATGGACAAAAAGCGGTGGAAATGAAACTGGTGGATGAGCTGATGACCAGTGATGAATACATTGGCCTGAAAGCAGAGAATGCTGATGTGGTTCAGGTGGCTTATGTAGTGAAAAAAGGCGTTGCGGATAAACTGGGGATGGTTGCCCATGGGGCGATTGATACTACTCTATTAAAGTGGTGGGAGCGCCTGAACGGCAGTCGTTTCTTTTCATCCTGA
- a CDS encoding SCP2 sterol-binding domain-containing protein: MTTVAETIETMKAKFNADAAAGLDLVFQFDIEDGDTYHLFVKDGSCEVVEGAHDAPNVTLIMDTETMVGVMTGELDGMQAFMMGKLRAEGDMMLATKLNELFPA, from the coding sequence ATGACGACTGTTGCAGAAACGATTGAAACAATGAAAGCCAAGTTTAATGCCGATGCAGCAGCGGGTCTGGATCTGGTGTTTCAATTTGATATTGAAGATGGTGATACCTACCACCTGTTTGTAAAAGACGGTTCCTGTGAAGTGGTGGAAGGTGCTCACGATGCTCCTAACGTCACCCTGATCATGGACACAGAAACCATGGTGGGTGTAATGACTGGTGAGCTGGATGGCATGCAAGCCTTTATGATGGGCAAGCTACGCGCAGAAGGCGACATGATGCTGGCTACCAAACTTAATGAATTATTTCCTGCCTGA
- the dnaQ gene encoding DNA polymerase III subunit epsilon, translating into MRQIILDTETTGIDPAQGHRIIEIGCVEMIDRKLTGNHYHVYINPQRVVEEEAVRVHGITNDFLEDKPLFAAVADEFFEFIKGAELIIHNAPFDVGFMNHEFRLLSARYGKVEDHCTIIDTLVMARNKHPGQKNNLDALCKRYHIDNSSRTLHGALLDSEILAEVYLAMTGGQRMLWLGGDASESEGGVEGAVIRRLSSSRAPLKVIRASAEEYERHQKKLMAIQKKSGINCWETDVSEA; encoded by the coding sequence ATGAGACAAATTATTCTTGATACCGAAACCACAGGTATAGATCCGGCCCAGGGACACCGAATTATTGAAATTGGCTGTGTTGAAATGATTGACCGCAAGTTAACCGGCAATCATTACCATGTCTATATTAACCCGCAGCGAGTGGTTGAAGAGGAAGCGGTTCGGGTTCACGGCATTACCAATGACTTTCTGGAAGATAAACCACTTTTTGCCGCTGTTGCTGATGAGTTTTTTGAATTCATTAAAGGCGCAGAACTGATTATCCATAATGCCCCCTTTGATGTGGGCTTTATGAATCATGAGTTCAGGCTATTGTCTGCCCGCTATGGGAAGGTTGAAGATCACTGCACTATCATTGATACGCTGGTGATGGCTCGCAACAAGCATCCGGGACAGAAAAATAATCTGGATGCATTGTGTAAGCGTTACCATATAGATAACTCATCAAGAACCCTCCACGGCGCGTTGCTGGACTCCGAAATTCTGGCGGAAGTCTATCTGGCGATGACCGGTGGCCAGCGGATGTTATGGCTCGGTGGTGATGCTTCCGAATCCGAGGGCGGTGTTGAGGGGGCCGTTATCAGACGGTTATCTTCTTCCAGGGCACCTTTAAAAGTGATCAGGGCATCAGCCGAAGAGTATGAGCGGCACCAAAAGAAGCTTATGGCCATTCAGAAAAAGTCAGGTATCAACTGCTGGGAAACTGATGTTTCTGAAGCATAA
- a CDS encoding cation:proton antiporter yields MDFIFFNQLILILALSVVTIALFKRFNLPESLGYLFVGILLGPTTSGFITDDFDISLLAEIGVVFLLFTLGLEFSLKSIKAMKKEVFGLGGMQVLLTTVGIFALLLTIGYTVVESLVISSALALSSTAIVSKELTQRNEIRSRQGQLAIGVLLFQDIAAVLFLILIPTIANGQGKSVVSTLGFTLGKGLFFVVTMLSAGKWILPRIFHEVARARSEELFVLTALMTALMAAWVAHSLGLSMALGGFVAGMMLGESTYKHQVEADIRPFRDVLLGLFFVSVGLMLDVDILKQYWPMILLATCGLVLFKFLVVLIIARTFHESKKVSLKTALSLCQGGEFCFALIALASQYGQTGGEIASMVLSVTILSMVVAPLLIRNSHKLVNLAMTSKKQARPEQLTESGCDDEIRKQTAHIQQHTLICGYGRVGQTISRFLTQEGKSFVALDEDPLHVQEACQAGDPVFYGDCRRIELLEAVGLDRASQIVICIDQTDSALQTIKAIRSKVLSVPILVRTRHFKQAEVLKQAGATVVIPEVLESSLLIVKHVMLMLGFQPELVRDRIKQAREQRYEILSGYYPGINDYLMSSEKSEHRHALTINNTSDLLGRNLENLGLSDYNVTLVEIRRSNKVVSPNPGMILEDGDIVVLSGSSRAIARVQKHFG; encoded by the coding sequence ATGGACTTCATATTTTTTAACCAATTAATTCTTATCCTGGCGCTTTCTGTCGTCACGATTGCCCTGTTTAAACGCTTTAACCTTCCGGAAAGCCTGGGCTATCTATTTGTAGGCATCCTTCTTGGCCCCACCACATCAGGCTTTATCACCGATGACTTTGATATTAGCCTGCTGGCCGAAATCGGCGTGGTCTTCCTGCTCTTTACCCTGGGACTTGAATTCTCATTGAAAAGTATCAAGGCCATGAAAAAGGAGGTCTTTGGCCTGGGGGGCATGCAAGTCTTACTGACTACAGTGGGCATCTTTGCCCTGCTACTGACTATTGGTTATACGGTTGTGGAATCCCTGGTTATATCCTCGGCCCTGGCACTCTCCTCCACTGCCATTGTCTCAAAAGAACTCACCCAAAGAAATGAAATTCGTTCAAGACAAGGCCAGCTTGCCATCGGCGTTTTACTGTTCCAGGATATCGCCGCAGTGCTGTTTTTGATTCTTATACCTACAATCGCTAACGGCCAGGGTAAATCAGTGGTTTCCACCCTGGGATTCACCCTTGGCAAGGGGCTGTTTTTTGTCGTAACCATGCTATCTGCCGGTAAATGGATATTACCCCGAATATTCCATGAAGTGGCCCGGGCCCGATCCGAAGAGTTATTCGTTCTTACCGCATTAATGACTGCACTGATGGCTGCCTGGGTGGCTCACTCCCTTGGCCTGTCCATGGCACTGGGCGGCTTTGTGGCTGGCATGATGCTGGGTGAGAGCACCTATAAACACCAGGTTGAAGCGGATATTCGCCCTTTCAGGGACGTTTTACTGGGTTTATTCTTTGTTTCCGTGGGCTTGATGCTGGATGTAGACATCCTGAAGCAATATTGGCCAATGATTCTATTGGCCACCTGCGGACTGGTGCTCTTCAAGTTTTTAGTGGTATTAATCATTGCCAGAACCTTCCATGAAAGTAAAAAGGTATCCCTCAAGACCGCCCTGTCCCTGTGCCAGGGCGGTGAGTTCTGTTTTGCCTTGATTGCCCTCGCCTCCCAGTATGGACAAACGGGGGGAGAAATTGCCTCAATGGTGCTGTCTGTCACCATTCTTTCCATGGTGGTCGCGCCTTTATTGATTCGTAACAGCCACAAATTGGTAAACCTGGCAATGACCAGTAAAAAACAAGCCCGGCCGGAACAACTCACTGAAAGCGGCTGTGATGATGAAATACGCAAGCAAACGGCCCATATTCAGCAGCATACCCTGATCTGTGGTTATGGCCGGGTGGGTCAGACCATCAGCCGATTCCTGACCCAGGAAGGGAAAAGCTTTGTTGCCCTGGACGAAGACCCCCTCCACGTTCAGGAGGCCTGTCAGGCTGGAGATCCGGTATTTTATGGCGATTGTCGGCGAATAGAGTTGCTGGAAGCGGTGGGCCTGGATCGCGCCAGCCAGATTGTCATTTGTATTGACCAGACTGATTCTGCACTGCAAACCATAAAAGCAATCCGCAGCAAAGTGCTTAGTGTCCCCATACTGGTAAGAACCCGACACTTTAAACAGGCAGAAGTCCTGAAGCAGGCCGGTGCCACTGTCGTTATCCCGGAGGTTCTGGAATCCAGTTTGTTAATCGTCAAGCATGTAATGCTAATGCTGGGATTCCAGCCGGAACTGGTTCGAGACCGAATCAAGCAGGCTCGTGAGCAGCGATATGAGATTCTCAGTGGCTATTATCCCGGCATCAACGACTACCTGATGAGCAGTGAAAAATCTGAACACCGACACGCCTTAACCATCAATAACACCTCTGATCTGCTGGGCAGGAACCTGGAAAACCTGGGACTTTCTGATTATAACGTAACCCTGGTAGAGATCAGACGCAGCAATAAAGTCGTCTCCCCTAATCCTGGCATGATACTGGAAGATGGTGATATTGTTGTTCTAAGCGGTTCCAGCAGGGCCATTGCCAGGGTTCAGAAACACTTCGGTTAA
- a CDS encoding DUF2970 domain-containing protein, whose product MNRKRMVDVIQSVLASAFGVQKSENYHRDVQEGRPSQYITAGIIATVIFVLSLIGIVELVLYFN is encoded by the coding sequence ATGAATAGAAAACGCATGGTGGATGTCATACAAAGTGTCCTGGCATCCGCCTTTGGTGTTCAAAAATCAGAAAACTATCATAGAGATGTACAGGAAGGTCGCCCCTCCCAATATATTACAGCCGGGATTATTGCCACCGTTATATTTGTCTTATCATTGATTGGTATTGTTGAATTAGTTCTATATTTCAATTGA
- the nudC gene encoding NAD(+) diphosphatase — MTNNESPTEYQPLQGWDSSLKPRYWLVFHNNDLVLNDQGSVLWSHQPDFIDGDLSSLVTGYWRDEPVASVDINALPDDKAVSTVRSVLTISDPSVFALLSHAIQLRESRKSHQYCGCCGNSCAPVVGEWAMKCQRCQNTVYPRISPCIIVLVSRKDELLLVRHQRHGKASAMYTVIAGFIEPGESAEEAVHREVMEEAGVRLSSVNYQFSQSWPFPHSLMLGFRAEYAGGELKLDQRELCDGGWFKRSMLPELPPLFTISRQLIDRF, encoded by the coding sequence TTGACTAATAATGAGAGTCCCACAGAGTATCAGCCTTTGCAGGGCTGGGATTCTTCACTTAAGCCCCGGTATTGGTTGGTTTTTCATAACAATGATTTGGTTTTAAACGATCAAGGTAGCGTACTGTGGAGTCATCAACCCGATTTTATTGATGGAGACCTATCCTCGCTGGTCACGGGGTATTGGCGAGATGAGCCTGTAGCGTCTGTTGATATTAATGCTCTTCCCGATGATAAGGCGGTTAGTACTGTCCGCTCCGTTTTAACAATATCTGATCCGTCTGTTTTTGCATTATTGAGTCATGCCATTCAGTTGCGGGAATCAAGGAAATCCCACCAATATTGTGGCTGCTGTGGAAATAGCTGCGCACCAGTAGTCGGCGAGTGGGCCATGAAGTGCCAGCGATGCCAAAATACCGTTTATCCCAGAATCTCACCCTGTATTATTGTTCTTGTTTCCCGCAAGGATGAATTATTACTGGTTCGCCATCAACGGCATGGTAAGGCATCGGCGATGTATACAGTGATTGCCGGTTTTATTGAACCAGGGGAAAGTGCAGAGGAGGCGGTTCACAGGGAGGTAATGGAAGAGGCAGGAGTTCGTTTGTCATCCGTGAATTACCAGTTTAGCCAGAGCTGGCCCTTTCCTCATTCTTTAATGTTGGGCTTCCGGGCAGAATATGCCGGGGGTGAACTGAAGCTGGATCAAAGGGAGTTATGTGACGGTGGGTGGTTTAAACGCTCAATGCTGCCGGAGCTTCCACCTTTGTTCACCATATCCAGGCAGTTGATAGATCGGTTCTAA